TCCTCTGGCTGTAAATTGCGCTCAATTTCTGCTTTCCTGCTGGCTGCGCGGTATTTGAGTGCAGCAAGCAGAATTTTGTCAGATCGGCTGATACTCCCGCTCGTACAGCTCGAAGTAGCGCATCTCGTCATAGAGCAATTCGATATTATCTGCCAGAAAGTGCTCATCGCTGAAAACTTTCCACTTGTGTTCATTTCCGCCAAAAAAACCAATCTGTGACATTTTGGCAATCATGGCCTCCCGCACATCGTGGTAGTCGCTGGGGTCGAAGAACTCCCAGGGGGCGGATTTGACAGCCATCCAGAAAGCATTGCCTATCTGCTGGCTGTCGCCGGACTCCAGGGCGTTGTTCATACGGTGCAGGATGGCCGGGTTCACCTGGTCCATGGTCTTGTGCTCCTGGGAGCCCAATCTGAACTCACCCTCCAATAAGTTCTCCACTGCATAGGGAGACAGGGACTGCTTGTCGAGCACGTAGCTTCCGCTGCTGTCACGGACAAAGTTTCCCTCACCGTCGGTCAGGAACTTATAGTCCCAGAATTCCTGGGGGGTGGCGAAGTGCTTTTCCGGGGTGGTGCTGAATGCCCGCACGCCCCCTTGAATGCTTTTAAAGAGGCGTTGCCGGTCGCTGTCGGGATCGGGTTCATAGAGAAAGTGGTCGTAGTATTCCATCAGGTCTTCGGGGGTGAGGGCCGCCAGCATCTTCTCATCAATATCCAGGTTACGCGCCAGACGCTTCAATTCCACCTGCTGCAGGGATTCCATGCGCTCCCTGGCTTCCGCCAGGATTTCCGGGTCGATGTTCAGGGGGTTGTTCTGCCCTTTGGCATGGGCGTGGGCCTGTATCATGCTCTGTTCCATGAGGTTCATGCGCTTTGCCTGGCGCAGGGCCTGCTGGCTGAAGGAGGCACTATCTGCGCCGATGCGTTCCACGGCGTTGCCCGTGCGCAGGCTGGCGTTCAGGCTCATGGTGGCAGGGGTTTTGGGAGTGGAAAAGAGGTTGGGCAGAATTGCCGACAGGATACCGGCGGAAGCTTTCTGTATGCCGTCCATGGCGTTACTCCTTGCTGTTCCTGGTTACCGGGAGGAGATATTTACTGCAACATTCATAACTCTAATTATTTTCCCTGAAAAATCAACTACCTGTTTGGGTAACGCGCTCGTAACTTTGCCCTGCTGGCCATGTGTGCGCTTTGGGAGATATTCTGAGCTTGCTCTTTTCAAGGGCGATGTTGAGGGGGTGGAGGATTGCAGGGCAGATTTCGGAAGACTACCTGGAAGGGCAGCTAAGGTCTCCGGTGGGGAAAAGAGGTTGGCCGGAACTGCCGGCAGGATACCGGCGAAGGCTTTTCAGCAGCCTGTCAAGGCAGGTTTCTCGCCAAGCCGCGAAGTCGCCAAGGAAAAGCAGCAACACACGACTGCTCAAAAACGAAGAGATTTTCACACAAAGCCCACAAAGGCGCAAAGAAAGGCAAAGGGAAAAGCAGTTTCCACCGCGAATGAACACGAATATGCACGAATGGGGATATTTCACGCAAAGACTGTGGGGAGGGGAAACCGGAAGAGCTTAACCACGGAAATCACGGAAGACGCGGAAGTTACCGCGAATAGACGCGAATGGAAAGGCAGGATCTCACGCCCGTTCGCTGCGCTCACTCAAGTCGCGAAGACGCAGAGAAAAATACAAGTTTAACTGATTTGGCTGCCCATCTTCTTTGCGTTCTCAGCGGCTTTGCGAGAGGAGATTGTCTTTTCTGAAAAGATAATTTTAAAGAAAGTGTCTTTCAATACCTCAAAACACACAGGCAATTGAAAAGTTCTCAGGTGCAAGGCGCAGGCAAGGTGAGGTACGGGCTGAAACAGACCCTCGAAAATATCCAGGATCGGACAAGATGCCATAAAAAACTTGACTGGAATAAACCAGGAGTGAGGCGTACTTCCTGTACGTCGCAGTGACGAGCGATGCCCTGCAACGCAGCAGATTGGCCTCTTTGAGCAGCCTGCTGCCGGATCTCCAGAACAGGTGAGCAAACGATCCGGATAAACGGGCGTTCGGGGGGCGCGTTTTTGCGACCTTTTTGCGCGGTCAAAAAGTGCGTAATTTGAATCATGGCATGATTTTGACGCTAACTGATATGAAAAGTATAAAAATAAAAAGCCGGGGTGCAATCTGCACCCCGGCTTTGTGTCTGTTACAGCACCATGGCCTGATAGCCAAGTTCGAAGGCTTCGGTGTTGATGCCGATGGTTGCCTTGGGTACTTTTTCCTTGATGACTTCAATCCACAGGGATTTGTCGTAGTCGGGCAGCATGCGTGCCAGGGCTCCCACCAGCACGATATTAGCGGCTTTGGCGGTTCCGGCTTTCACGGCCAGTCCTGAGGCGTCCAGGCGGAAGCAGGCGTTGAAGTTTTCATCCAGAAAAGCGTCCAGCCCCTGGGGGTATTTGTCCAGGCCCACGTTGACGTTGGTGGGGAAGATTTCGGTGTCGTTGACGACGCAGACGGTCTTCTTCGATACCAGGCTCTGCCAGCGCAGGGTTTCCATCTTCTCGAAGGAGAGCAGGAAGTCGGCTTCGCCTTCGCGGATCAAAGGAGAGTGCACTTCCTTGCCGATGCGCACGTGGCTGACTACGGAGCCGCCGCGCTGGGCCATGCCGTGGACTTCGCTTTTTTTGACGTCCAGTCCCTTGCGCAGGGCCACTTCGCTGAGAATCTCACTGGTGAGCAGGATGCCTTGTCCGCCCACACCGGCCAGCAGTATATTTACGACTTTTTCTGACATGGGTTCCTCACTTGTTTTCGGGTTTTTTGATGGCGTCGGTCGGGCATTCGTACATGCAGATTTCACAGCCGGTGCACATGGTGGTGTCGATGGTGACGACTTTCAGGCTGGCGTTCCATACCAGGGCAGGGCAGCCTACGTTCAGGCAGGCGCCGCAGCCGATGCACTCTTTTATATCCACATGCAGGGCGGGCTTGATGATGTCCTTGAAGGCCAGGACGCACTCGCGCTCCACGATGATGACGCTGAGCTCGTCGCGGTTGACTTCGCGGTTGGCCAGGGTGAAGAGGGCGGGGGTGTCGAAGGCGTCGGCTTTGTAGACGTGTTTGATGCCGATGGCACGACAGAGGCCTTCCATGTCCACGTTGCTGGTGGGTTCGCCCATGAGGGTGTTGCCGTAGCCGGGGTTGCCCTGCTGGCCGGTCATGGCGGTGATGCGGTTATCCAGGATAAAGACGGTGGATGTGGAGCGGTTGTAGACCATGTTGATCAGGCCGTTGATGCCGGTGTGCAGGAAGGTGGAGTCGCCAATGACGGCTACGACTTTGCGTCGCTCTTCCTCTGGCAGCACGCGGTCCATGCCGTGGGCTACGCCGATGCTGGCTCCCATGCAGACGCAGGTGTGGATGGAGTCCAGGGGTTTGTTCACGCCCAGGGTGTAGCAGCCGATGTCGCCACTGACAAAGAGGCCCAGGCGCTTCATGACGGTGAAGCTGCCACGGTGGGGGCAGCCGGGGCAGAGTACGGGGGGGCGGGGTGGCAGTTTATGGGCGGGGACGTCGGAGGTGCCAGTGGCCAGTCCGAGTCCACGGGCGACGCGGTCGGGGTTCAGTTCTCCGGTAATGCCGAAGAGTTCCTTGCCCTTGCAGGCGAAGCCCAGGCGCTTGACGGTGTGCTCCAGGTAGGGTTCCAGTTCTTCGACTACGATGACTTCGTCTACACTGCGGCAGAAGTCCTCGATGAGTTTTTCGGGCAGCGGGTGGGTCATGCCCAGCTTCAGGATGCTCCACTCGGCGGGTACCACTTCCTGTACGTAGGAGTGGCTGACGCCGGAGGTGATGATGCCGATTTTTTTTTCGCCCCGCTTCCACTGGTTCAGCTCGCTGGTGTTGCCGTGCTCGGCCATGCGCAGCAGGGAGGCTTCCAGCACTTCGTGGCGCATGCGGGCGTAGGCGGGGATCATGACATATTTCAGGGGATTGTATTCTGTGGAGTAGGTGCGTTCACCCAGATCGGCGGGGGAGCTGAGCTTCACCACGCCCTTGCCGTGGTTGATGCGGGTGGTGGTGCGTACCAGCACGGGAATGTCGAACTGTTCACTCAGTTCAAAGGCCGCGCGGGTGTAGTGGTAGGCTTCGTTGGGATCGGAGGGCTCCAGCATGAGGATCTTGGCCGCACGGGCGTAGTGGCGGCTGTCCTGTTCGTTCTGGCTGGAGTGCATGCCGGGGTCGTCGGCGCAGATGATCACCAGTCCACCGCGCACGCCGGTGTAGGCGGCGGTGAAGAGGGGGTCGGCGGCCACGTTCAGGCCCACGTGCTTGGTGGTACACAGGGTGCGGGCTCCGGCGAAGGAGGCGCCGATGCACACTTCCAGGGCGACCTTTTCGTTGGGGGCCCATTCGCAGTAGAGGCCGCCATTTTTGGCGATATTTTCGATGATTTCGGTACTTGGAGTACCCGGGTAGCCAGCAGCCAGCGCAACACCGGCATCACGGGCTGCCAGGGCAATGGCTTCATTGCCGGAAAGCAGCATGGTCTTGGATTGGGTCGGTTGTGAAGTCATTGACGGTATGTCTCCTTGTATTAATGTCTTGGAGCAAAATTGCGCAATCATAATGGAAAATCTGCCACAGGGCAACTCAAACAGGTCGGTTGCATCGGAAAGATATGACGGGTATGATGCGGGGTATTCTGAGAGGTGACGGAACACCCACATCTGTGCGTTGCTTGTCACGCCCAAGCCCGGGGAGCGGATTTTCCCTCTCTTGCACCGGGGTGTTTCAATGACCTGCTCTTTCAGCGGAATGCAAATTATACGGGGGAACCTATGGCTCGACTTGTGCTGATATGTATACTGTTTTTCTTTCTGGCAACGCCAGCCATGGCGCTGGTTGGTCAGGAAGCTTATGAAATACGGACTCGCGACCTTATCAGCGCAGAGGAGATCAGCCTGGGGAAGTACCGAGGCACGCCGGTTTATCTGGTGTTCTTCTATACCCTCTGTCAACCCTGCCAGCGGGAGATGCAGCGCATCGTGGACAATCGCTATGCCTTTGAACAGAGCGGAATCCAGGTCATCGGCATTGCCATGGATCGCTGGGAGGAGGATGTGAAGGCATATATCAAGGACAAGGGGATATTTTTCCCCGTTGGCCTTGCCAATCCTTCCATAGCCATGCTCTATGAGGATGTGCGCATTGTTCCCTTCACCTACCTGATCGGCGGGGATGGCGTTGTCAAAGCCCAGTACATGGGCAGAATCCCCGATGACAAGTTTTCCCAGATGCTGGAGCAGGTCGCTCCCTGACCGAAATACTTCCTCGCGATATGCTGCCATGTCGCTCCCTGTGACACCGAACCTGAACCCAGGAGGTAAGAATGGAATTCGTCAGCTCCCTTGGCACCATGCACTATGACTTTCACGGTGAGAGCTCCCAGACCATTGTCCTGATCCACGGTTTTCCCCTGCAGAGTGCCATGTGGAAACCCCAGATTCAACCCCTGATCAAGGCAGGTTTTTCTGTGCTGATTCCCGATCTTCCCGGTTTTGGCCTCTCCCGTTACCAACGAGCCCTTTCCATTGATCAGATGGCCGATGAAATCTACTCACTGACCCAGACCATGGGCATTGAACCCTTGTGCGTTGGCGGAATGTCCATGGGGGGCTATGTGGCTCTCTCTCTGGCGGAACGGTATCCCCAGTGCGCCTCCAGGCTGGCCCTGATCGTCACCCGCGCTGAAGGCGACAGTGAGGAAGGGCGTAAGGGTCGTTACGACCTTGCCGACAAGGCCCGTGAAGAAGGCATTGCCGCAGTGGCTGACGTCTTCATTGAAAAGGTCATGGGGGACGGAAGCCGAAAGCTGCGCGATGATGTCTACGCCATGATGTGTGGAGCCTCGGTGGAAGGCGCTGCCAATGCCCTGGCTGCCATGGCCGAGCGTGCCGACCGCGTGAAGTCGCTGTCAAAAATTACGGTGCCAAGCCTGGTTATGTGGGCTGAAAAGGATAAGGCCATGCCAGCGGAAGCTGCCGCAACCATGCTGGCCAAATTGCCAAACGCCAGTGAAGCCAGGCTGCCCGGAGGGCATATGGTGAATATGGAGCATCCCGATGAGTTCAACCGGGCGCTGGTGGAGTTCCTGCGCGCCTGATCGACCCACTTCCCACAAGCCCCTTCTCCCTGCAGTGGCGAAGGGGCTTTTCCGCGAAAATGGAGTGCCCATGTCCTTTGATTTCACCCTCCCTGACAGCTGGAAGGCGCATCTCGCCCCTTTGCTTCAGGAACCGCAATGCCAGCGATTGTCCCAGTATCTGGCCCAGCGCTGTCAGCAGAATATTCCCATGTATCCCCCACGGGAAGACATCTTCCGCGCCTTCAGGCTGACTCCCTGGGATCAGGTGAAAGTCGTCATCGTCGGCCAGGATCCGTACCATGGTCCCGGTCAGGCAAATGGACTCGCCTTCTCCGTCAGTTCCGGTGTGGCGCTGCCGCCATCCCTGCGCAATATCTACAAGGAAATTCAGGCCGATACCGGGTCCGAACCCCCCGTTGACGGCGATCTGCAGTGGTGGGCGCGGCAGGGGGTGCTGCTGCTGAACCGGGTTCTGACCGTGGAAGCCGGCAAGGCCAACTCCCATCGCAATAAAGGTTGGGAGCGTTTTAGTGAAGGCGTGCTGCGCGCCCTGAGCACGCAGAAGCAGGGAGTGATCTTTGTGCTGTGGGGACAGCCAGCCCAGCAGCTTCAGGCCAGCATCGACCAGGACAGGCATCACATACTCACAGCGCCTCATCCATCGCCCCTCTCGGCCTATCGCGGCTTTCTGGGATGTGGCCACTTCAGCCGCATCAACGCGATTCTGCAGCAACAGGGGCAGCAGCCCATTGACTGGGGCGGGAGTGCTGATTCAGCGCAAAAACCGTAAGCCGGGTGTGCTGGAAATGCTCATGCGGACCCGGCACGCGAGCCGCCAGCGGAGGCAGGCCATCCTATTTGACCGTAACCGCCCCGCAGGTGTGTTCCTGCAGCGCCGCCAGAAAATGCTCCAGCTCCTGCTGCTCCCCCTCAAGGCGCACTGTCACCCTCTGGCCATAGGAAAACTGCATTTGAATGCCCTGGGCCTCCCCCATGCGCCGCGTCAGGGACTCGTGGGCAAAATCCAGCTCAATGGTAGCAGACGCCAGAACCCTTACCCGCTCCAGCACCGCACCCTTCAGAGCATCGCTTACCGCCTGGGTGTACGCACGCACCAGCCCGCCAGCGCCCAGCTTGACCCCGCCGAAATAGCGCACCACCGTTGCCAGCACAGAGTCCAGCTCCTTGTGCTGCAGCACATTCAGCATGGGGCTGGCCGCCGTTCCCCCCGGCTCACCATCATCGGACATGCGCACCTGGCCACCAACCAGCAGGCAGTGGCACACATGGGCCGCCCCCGGATGCTGTTGCCGAAGCGCGGCCAGACGCTGCAGCCCGTCCTCCAGGCTCAGCACCGGCTCGACCCGACCCAGGAAACGGGAGTTTTTAATATTCAGCTCGCAGGTAACCGGCTGCTGCAGGGTGTGCAATGCAAAACTCCAGACAGGGGATTTTGTCAGAGGGTAGCATGTTCAGCGTTATAATGAAGTATTTTCAGGAGTAGCCTGTGCAGTGCGGAGAATAGGCTTGCATTCTCCGCATTTTTTGCGGAGAATATGGTCGATGATCTGTTGAAAAAGCCACAAATCAGGCAATGGATGCAATGCCGCTCATCTCCACATTACGGTGAATCATGTATATCTGGCAAAGGGAAGACTGGCCCACGTGGCACTATAATCTGGATACGCTGACAGAAACCCTTTCGCGGGTGCGCTACCAGCAGGGGATTCTGCTGGGGAAAATGGCGCATATCGGGTTTGACCTGCGGGAAAGCGCCTGGATGGAAACGCTTACCCAGGACGTAGTCCATACCAGCGAAATTGAAGGGGAAATCCTCAACCCTCAACAGGTTCGCTCCTCCGTTGCCAGGCGGTTGGGAATCGACCATGGAGGACTCGTCCCCTCCAGCCACCACGTGGATGGCGTGGTGGAAATGATGCTGGATGCCACCCAAAATTACCATCTGCCCCTGACAAATGGGCGACTTCACGCGTGGCACGGGGCTCTTTTCCCCACTGGCCGCAGCGGGCTTGTAACCATTCCGACAGGTGCCTGGCGCACCGATGAAAATGGCCCCATGCAGGTGGTTTCGGGATACTATGGGCGAGAGAAGGTTCATTACGAAGCGCCACCGGCTTCGGTGGTTCCCGGTGAAATGGAGCGATTCCTGGCGTGGCACGCCTCCCATGGCGATCAGGAACCCCTCATACGGGCGGCCATCGCCCACCTGTGGTTTGTGACCATCCACCCCTACGCCGATGGCAATGGCCGCATTGCCCGCGCCATAGGCGACATGGCCCTCGCCCACTGCGAAAACACACCTCAGCGCTTTTACAGCCTTTCCAGCCAGATACTCATTCAGCGCAAGGAATACTATGACATCCTGGAAGCTACCCAGAAAGGCTCCATGGACATTACCCCCTGGATTCGCTGGTTTCTGGATTGCCTGGAAGCTGCCATCATCGCCGCAGAGCACACCCTGCAACATATCCTGCAGCGCCAGAAATTCTGGGCCAATAACGCCCACATCCCCCTCAATCAACGCCAGCAAGCCATGCTGCAGCGGCTGCTTGAACCCGGATTTGAAGGCAAACTCACCACCAGCAAGTGGGCAAAAATGGCAAAGTGTTCCCAGGATACGGCGCATCGGGATATTCTTGATTTAATGGACAAGGGGCTATTGCGGAAGAGTGGTAGCGGAGGGCGGAGTACAAGCTACCTGTGCAGCTTTTGACTCGCCAATAGCTGAGTGAGCGGGATTGCTCCCTGGGAAGGAGATAATGAAACCACGAATGAACACAAATAAACACGAATTGATATGCAAAGATGAGGTATATCAAATTGTTGGCTGTGCGCTGGAAGTGCTCAACACACTCGGTCATGGTCTATAGGAAAAGCCCTATGAAAACGCCCTCGTCGTCGAATTTCGGCGACAGGATATTCCCTATGCGCAACAACCCAGATTCCCGGTTATCTACAAATCAGTGAATGTGGGAGAGTATATACCCGACCTGATCGTCTTTGACAAAATCATTGTCGACACCAAAACCATTGAGAAAATCGGCAATGTCGAAAAAGCCCAGATGATCAATTATCTCAAGATTAGTGGCCTGCGTGTCGGACTGATCCTTAATTTCAAACATGCCAAGCTCGAATGGCAGCGACTTGTCCTGTGAAAAATATTCGTAAACATTCGTGCCTATTCGTGGTTGCAAAATTAAATCCGTATTCCAAGCCCCTCGAATTCCAGAGGTTGTAAAAGCTGGCCGGTCTTTGTTTGCAAGCTGCTGGTGGCAAAATCAAACAGGATCAAAAAGCACTAATCAGCAACAGGTTTCTGCGCTGCCTGAGAAGACCTTCATTCATATTTCAACCCTCCCCATACAACCTTCTTAATTCATCCACATCCAATTTTTTCATGGCAAGGAATGCCTGGGTAATCTGATCCTGCTTTGCGGGGTCTTGCAGCATGGCATCCAGCGCGCGGGGCACGATCTGCCATGACAGGCCGTAGCGGTCTTTGAGCCAGCCGCACTGTTCGACTTCGGGTACGGCGGAGAGTTTTTCCCAGTGGGCGTCGATCTGCTGCTGGGTGTCGCAGTACACCAGAAGCGATATGGCTTCGTTGAAGGTAAAGGAGTGTTCGTGGGCGCTGTCCATTGCGCTGAACCACTGGTTTTCCAGCATGAAGTCGGTAAACATGATGGTCCCTGCCTGGTCGGGTTCTGCGCCTGCGGGGTGGCGGGCAACGATTCCCCGTCTGGTGTGGTGAAAGATGGAGAGGTAGAAGTCACTGGCTTCTTCGGCTTTGCCGCACATATCGCCGGTAAAGAGCAGCATGGGAGTGATGAAGGGGCGCTCTTCTCCTTCCGGGTCGGTCAGCATCAGCTGCCAGGAGAGGCCGTATCTGTCCTGTATCCAGCCGTAGCGCTGACTGAAGGGGTACGAGCCGAGGGGCATGAGCGCGGTTCCCCCATCCGAGAGGGCGTTCCACAGGGTGTCCAGCTGCTGGCTCGCCTGGGGATTCTGCGATGGGTCGAAGTTCAGGAGGAAGGAGATGGACGGGTTGAAGCGGAAGTGGGGTCCGGCACTGATGGCGGCGAAGGCGTAGCCGGAAATCTCGAAGGAGACGGTTTCCACATCGCCCGATGGAGTGCCGTGCAAGGTGGTGGAACTGATGATGCTGGCATCGGGAAAGATGGAGCAGTAAAATTCCGCTGCCTCTTTGGCTTCCTTGTCGAACCACAGCTGGGGGACTATTTTCTGCTGGGTCGTGGTTATCACGGGCCTCCTTTGGGGGTTGTTGTCTGTCTCTTCAGCGATTGTTCAGCTCTGAGCCACCTGCTGCGAAGTGTAGCGCATGGTGTATTCAGGGTGGCCGGTATGCTCATCCTTTTGCTCGCTGATCACCTGGAAGCCTTGGGCCAGATAGAATCGGCAGCTGGCTTTATTCTCCTTGTAGACGTTCAGTACCAGCTCTGTTCGCTGGCTTTTGGCGTGGGCCAATAATGCTTTGCCGATTCCCTGGCCCTGCAGCTCCGGTTGCACAAAGATGGCAGCCAGGGTGTTGCCATGCAAGGCGTAGAATCCGACCACCAGGGAGTTTCGCTCATAGACGGCCACTTCCGAGGCGGGCAGGTAGGTGTGGCGCATGCTTTCCACCTGGGATTGCCAGAATGCAGGGTCAACGAAATTGTGGGCCTTGATGGAGGCTGCAAGCCAGATATCCAGTACGGCGTCCATGTCCTTGTGGATGCAGGTTCGTATCATTGCAATGCTCCGAAAAACAAGTTGCGAGTCAGATTTTCTCTCTCAATTCCATCAACCGTTGGCCGTTTTCCCTGGCTGTCTGGCGGAAGTTGTCGGTTATGCGTGAGTCCTCCGCTGCCTCCAGCCAGAACCCTATGGCGGCATGGCAGGCGGTCAACCAGGTTTGCTGCTGGCGTGGCAGGGGCAGTGGGGGTTCAAACTGGCGCGGGGGAACTTCGCCGCCTGCCAGGGGTGCGTAGAGCATGGGGAGCATGTCGTAGCTTGGGGCCAGCTGCAGCGTTCCCTGTTGTGGGCGGAAGCTCAGGTTGCCCAGGTGCATGTCGCTGTTGGCAATCAGCTTGCCGTACCACCACTGGAGGTGGATGGAATCCCTCTGTGCGTTGCTTATCAGCCCTGCCCGGCACAGCTCGTCGGCCTGCTGTGTCCAGTCGGCGGGAGCTTTGCCAAGCAGGGCAGCATTGACAATTTCCAGGCTGATCAGGGGGCTGCGGCCAAACGGTCCATGGCGGTCGAAGCGTTCCACTTCAAGAAACGTCCGATTGTTATGGCGCAGGATGCGACTTGGGGCGGCGATCTGACCGGGTAATTCCTGGATATGCTGCAGGGCCAGATGCTCGCATACCAGCAGGTCGCGCCAGCGCGTAACGGCTGCCGAATTCTCGGCGCCGGAAAACTTCACAATAACATGGGGAGTGGCGCTGCCCGTCAGCTCGCGCATGGCGGTGAATTTTGGGAATTCACCGGCGATGCTGGAGTCAGTATCGCCAGAACTGAGGGCCTGTTCAGCCAGGCTGACGTACTGCTCTTCCAGCTCTGCTGGCTTGATGGGCGAAACCGGATTCAGCTTGCCCTGCTGCCAGCGTTCGCAGGCGGGATCACCCACGATGAGGTTGCCGCTGAGGTCACTGCCCTTTTGCATGAGCACATGTAAAAGCTGATCATCGGTCCACAGGAGGGGGTTATCCGGCACTTCCAGAGCCTGGTGAACGGCGCGGGCAAAGCTGCGCCCCATGAACCCCTGGGGTTGGAGGTGATAGAGCGGATAGGGGAGGCCATCCCACCAGCCTTGGCGCTGTTCATCGTCCACTGGCCAGTGACTGCCCTCCAGGGGCATCCAGCAACCGCCTGGATAAACAGGGATCAGCGTAGACAAAGGGCTTATCCGGCCCTGTTCGTCAATCTGATACACGGGGATATCGGTCAGGGTTCCCCGCAGGGGACGACGCAGGGCGTAGCGCGTACGCCTGGCCTTGCCGGTTATCAGGATGGATGATTGCCGTTCATTGAGGAGGCGATGGAGAGTGGCCAGGCTGATGTTCAGCGTGCTGGCAAGCTCAGCGGCGCTGATACCTGCCTCCCTGGACAGTACGTGATTCAGTCGCTCCCTTGCCTGTTGATTCCGGGTAGGCATGCTGACCTCGTTGAGAAGATTCTTGAGAAGATTTATGGTTCTTTATGTGTTTTATGTCAATGCTTTATTTGAAATTCAAATGTATTTATGATGCGATTTGTGAGGTGATATCTCTCGCCCGTTCGCTGCGCTCACCGGGGACGCCGGGAGCGCCAAGGAAATACAAGGGAATTGATTTGGCCAGCCATCGTCTCTGCGTTCTCTGCGGCTTGGCGAGAGGAAATTATCTTTTATGCATTCAAAAACCCTGAATGATTCGAGGCAGACAAACTCTGGGAAACTTGCCACAGAGGCCACTGAGAGCAGCTGTCTTTCTTCGTGAATTTCGTGCGAGGGAAATTTCCCTCCAGCGGAGGGGAACTGGGTGTTCGGCTGAGTTGCAGCCTTTTTTCAAAATCTGCGTCCATCTGCGAAAATCTGCGGAGAGAAAGTTTCCGCGCTATTCCCCTGCCACTCTTCCTTTGCGCGTGCCTGGTCCTGCCGTGGCCGTAGATTCAGATAGAGATCCAGTGCTGCCAGCAGGGAGTAGAGGGTTTCAATGCGCATGCCGCGAGTATTGTTCTCTGCATGGGAGACTGTGGACTGCTTGACGCCTGCCAGTTTGGCAAGCTCCTCCTGGGTGAGTCCTTTGGCTTTGCGCAGGGCCTGAAGCGTTTTGCCCAGGTATTCGGGCGTTGGGGCGAAGAACTGTGTCATAGATACCTCCTATCCTCCGCAAGGGATAAAGCAAGTTTATCCCCTTCAGGGGATACGCGTCAACAATGAACAACACGCAGCACACAACCTGACAATCTGTTGTGTCAGGTTTGTGACATGTCAGCTTTGCGCTTTTGCGTTATCTATTTTTGCATAAGAGTTTGCAGTGTTGGCATCGCCTTTGCTTTAGAGGCTGCAGGTGACTTTCCCCGATGCAAAGCCACCGCAACAAATACCCAGTAAAGAGGAGGCTGTTATGGCTCGCTTACGACAAATCGCATTTTACGGTAAAGGTGGCATTGGCAAATCTACGACTTCTCAGAACACCATCGCGGCCATGGCGGAGATGGGGCAGAAGGTAATGATTGTTGGCTGTGACCCTAAGGCCGACTCCACCCGTCTGATTCTGCATGCCAAGGCACAGTCAACCGTTATGGAAATGGCGGCTGAG
This portion of the Desulfurispirillum indicum S5 genome encodes:
- a CDS encoding N-acetyltransferase, with protein sequence MIRTCIHKDMDAVLDIWLAASIKAHNFVDPAFWQSQVESMRHTYLPASEVAVYERNSLVVGFYALHGNTLAAIFVQPELQGQGIGKALLAHAKSQRTELVLNVYKENKASCRFYLAQGFQVISEQKDEHTGHPEYTMRYTSQQVAQS
- a CDS encoding helix-turn-helix domain-containing protein; translated protein: MTQFFAPTPEYLGKTLQALRKAKGLTQEELAKLAGVKQSTVSHAENNTRGMRIETLYSLLAALDLYLNLRPRQDQARAKEEWQGNSAETFSPQIFADGRRF
- the yjjJ gene encoding type II toxin-antitoxin system HipA family toxin YjjJ, which translates into the protein MPTRNQQARERLNHVLSREAGISAAELASTLNISLATLHRLLNERQSSILITGKARRTRYALRRPLRGTLTDIPVYQIDEQGRISPLSTLIPVYPGGCWMPLEGSHWPVDDEQRQGWWDGLPYPLYHLQPQGFMGRSFARAVHQALEVPDNPLLWTDDQLLHVLMQKGSDLSGNLIVGDPACERWQQGKLNPVSPIKPAELEEQYVSLAEQALSSGDTDSSIAGEFPKFTAMRELTGSATPHVIVKFSGAENSAAVTRWRDLLVCEHLALQHIQELPGQIAAPSRILRHNNRTFLEVERFDRHGPFGRSPLISLEIVNAALLGKAPADWTQQADELCRAGLISNAQRDSIHLQWWYGKLIANSDMHLGNLSFRPQQGTLQLAPSYDMLPMLYAPLAGGEVPPRQFEPPLPLPRQQQTWLTACHAAIGFWLEAAEDSRITDNFRQTARENGQRLMELREKI
- a CDS encoding VOC family protein; protein product: MTTTQQKIVPQLWFDKEAKEAAEFYCSIFPDASIISSTTLHGTPSGDVETVSFEISGYAFAAISAGPHFRFNPSISFLLNFDPSQNPQASQQLDTLWNALSDGGTALMPLGSYPFSQRYGWIQDRYGLSWQLMLTDPEGEERPFITPMLLFTGDMCGKAEEASDFYLSIFHHTRRGIVARHPAGAEPDQAGTIMFTDFMLENQWFSAMDSAHEHSFTFNEAISLLVYCDTQQQIDAHWEKLSAVPEVEQCGWLKDRYGLSWQIVPRALDAMLQDPAKQDQITQAFLAMKKLDVDELRRLYGEG